A stretch of DNA from Ochotona princeps isolate mOchPri1 chromosome 13, mOchPri1.hap1, whole genome shotgun sequence:
TGACTGTACCTGAGCTCCTCggaattttctttgctttctttttttctcctaaacCGAACCCctttcacagcccagacctcgGAAAGGGGCAATAACAAGCGAACAGACGTCTAAAGCCCCACCTCCCCCCGACACCCGCCCGGCTCCCCACAGACCCCTCTCCTCCTGACCCTGGGATAGGCTCCTCCCTCCCTACGACCCCACTCCCCGCTCCCGCAGGGCGGCAGCGATCCTCAGATCGGACCTGCACGGGGCGCCCTGACCCGGGCCAAGCCGGCAGCCTGTGGTCCGAGCCTGGGAGCCTCGCTGCCCTCCCAGACGCCTCAGCTGAGACTATGCCAGCTTCTTGGTTATTCATGACATCCGTTGAGGGACCGTAAGAGCCTCAAAGGGTCCCACGCGCAACACCCTGACCAGCACCGCAGCAGGAGTGAGGAAGAGAAAGGACGGGGCACCCGGGTTCTTAACACCTTTTACTCTAGTCTTGCCTGGCCCCCAGGTGTCCGCTGTAAACACAGGGCTGCTCTCAAACTGGTTTCCATTAAGACTTTAGATAAGGGTAAAGACGTCCGCTATTACTCTCGCACACACCCCTAAATGCGTTTCTGTGTATGCATCTATCCAGGACTGTTTACAAAATACATTGCATAACAAAACCATGCACATTACATAAGCAATGCAGCAATAACGCGATACAGGAACTAGATATTAAATACATTCAAATAACATGTTAGATAACGAGATCATATAATGCAATTACACGCTTATAACACACACCAACCCATTACATCCATGCAATAACGTTACAAAGGACAAGCGCTGTTCAACACAGACCGCGTGGGTTACAGAAGGGGTCAACCAGGCACAAAGTCCCGATCTGAAATACACCAGGTGCTGAGCAGGCGCTGAGATCGGTCGCTGAGCGCCAGCTCCGTGAGCACCGTGTAGGGCGCGGGAGCAGACGGGGACCTCGCGCGTCGCGGGTCTCCGAAAATGATGCCTGCCGGATCTTACACGAGATTCCAGCCTGTCAGCTCCTTCCTGGGGGTAACGAGTTAAGGGATTCTCTCTGACACAGGTCAAACTCCAGTGGCAGAGAGGGCGCCGATGACGTCAACAACTCCCCAGGGGCAGCCTCACCCCACTCACCGCCAGCGTCGCGTGATCCGCGTTTGGTACGTGAACACAACCCAACCGTTCCGCCCCAGACACCAAAAGCAAGTCCACGTCTCAGTCTCAGCGCCAGCCTTCAGGTTCCATTCGGAAATGGAGAGAAATCTTACTATGCCAGAGCAGAATGTTTCAGAGGTTTTCCAGCTGCGGGTGGAAAGGCAGTAACGCCAGCCGTGGCTAAGCCGCCAGGAGATGACCGAAATCAAGGCAAAGCGCGCGCCTGGAAACGTGGCAGGCACGGCGTCCCTGCAGTcccagcttaaaggtcaccgcaGCGTGGGGTTCCCCCTCCCCGGAGAAGTTACCCTAAGAGTTGCATCGTCTAAGAGGCAGAAAGGACTATGACCCGGGCTGGCATACCGGCAACCTGCAACTGTGTGCAGAAATGAGCTACCTAGAACAGAACTTAACAAACAGTTGGCTAGGAGAAGGGTGTGCATGTTTAATGAGGGCTGTTTGCTATGGGAACGCAGAGCCCCCCTTCCCAGAGTGGCTTCGGACCGGAGCCCCTAGCGCAAGCCCCGGAGCCCCGCGCCGGGCCCACAGCGCAAGCCGCGGCCAGCGCCCGGCTGTCTGGAGGGCGGCTTTCCGGCCCTGGGGCGCGCCGCTGCAGCCGCGGCTCTATTTGCAGTCTCTTTAACTCTCCACTTGTGGTTCTCTTCGAGCGCCCTGCGGTGGAGTGTTAGACAAGCCCTGTCGTCTGTGGGCTCTCACTTCAGAGTCAATATTATCTCAGATGGGCACAATAGACTGGAATGAAAAGCTAATATTGAACCAACGCAGTCCCTACCCGCGCCACCACCGTGCCACCCTGCACTGCGCTACCCCAGGCGAGCCGCAGACGGCCAGGTTAAGCGGAGGCTGAGGTGATCCGAGCCACTCCGGCGCCCCGCCAGGGATGGggtggagagaaaaggagggggGACCCTTCAGACCcagcgcagaggccccagctacggTTGGTACAGGACCCCAAACGCCCCCTCGGACCCCACTTGTGGCCTTTCATCGCTAGGGGCTGGCCGCGGTGCACAGGGTCGGTGGATCTCGGTGCACCACGGTCCCAGCGCGCTTGGACGCGGAACCAAACAGGGCAGTGGAGCCTGCTGTCTTCCCGCTCCAGGCATCAGGAGCCCGGGTCTGAATGTGGCGGTGGGCTGTGGGCTGGGAATAGATGACTCCTTTTCCTCGCTCTTGCTCCCAGCTTGAGGGCAAGTTAAAGGCGTGTAGAGCTGGCGGCTAAGGAGGAGTGGGGTTCCATCACAGCATTGAGTTGCTCAGGCTAGAGCCAGGGAAGACTTGGTGCACCCAGCCTCTGTGGGTTGCCGACATTCAGCACTGGCACGTGGTCCTTGGGCTAGGGAAGCCCAAGGCGAAGCCACTGACCGCCCCTGGATTCCCCACCGGAGCTGGAGCatgcgggggcgggggtggggagctcaaggaagaagaaagggctGGGGCAAGTGGCCACTTGAGTGCCTGGAGGCCAAGACCATGCCTTGTCTGCCCTGCCATGCTGCCCTGCCATGTCTGTTCTGGGGGGGGCTTTGGGGGTGGTCCCTTTCCTGCCCGTTTTCCTTGGTCCTAGCGCAGGTGTCTGGGGACTtctggaggaggggtggggataaGAAGAGCCAACCCAGGGTTCCTCCCGCAGtgacccctgcacccctgcctaGGAAGTGGGGGTGCATCACGTGCCTCTGTGCCCTTCTGAATGCCTCAGCTTCTCATCTGGAAAACGGGTATGAGGCTCCAGCGGTGACTCGCGCCATGCAGAATGGCCTGGCCCGCTGTGGTCACTGTGGGAGCCCAGGCGCTGTTAATTGCGCTGGAGAGAAATCGACACTCCTCTAAGCCCTCCGTTGACTTGTCCAAATTTCAAGGTGAATGGCCATGTCAACAGAGATCCACTCAAATTGCCTCTACTCCCTCActtggccccaattcccatcctaAGACTAGCCCTAAAGCCTGGAAAAGGGGCAGATCCTAAGAGAGCCTTAGCTTACTGAAAGAGCCTGGGCAGACTCCACCGGCTCCCTGGCAGAAACCGACTTCTCCAAGGAGTCCCTGCCATTCTGGCGCCAGCCCACGCCCGGACCACGAAGCCGGCCAGGGGTACCAGAGAGGAAAGTGTCGGTCCAAAAGTTCACAGGGAGCAGAACCCTGTATGCTGTCCCCACGCCTCTTCCTCCGGCTGGCCCTGCTTAAGATCAGCCCAGCTACGACGCCCCCACCCCCCATGAAGGCGCAGCTTTGGGGGAGGATTAGAGGGGCTGCGACAAGCCCCATTCCCTCTCCGGGTCTGGACGGTGTGCGGGACAAAGCTATCCTCACTCTGCCCGCGCAGTCGCAGGGCTCTGAGCACCCTTGGCCCCAGTTCCCGGGTCCCCATCCGTCTGCTCTTGCTTCGTCTTGGGCTTTCATTTGAAGGCAGCGCAGGGAGAGCGAAAATGAGGCCTCTTTGACCTTGTTCGGTTCTTCTCGCCATGGATCGGACCGGCATGTGTTGGGGCAATGACAGACCCCACAGCTGGCATTGGTCCTGGGTCTGAAAAATTGGATCTCAAAACCTGTGCAGAACCTGAGATATGCGGAGGACAGCAGTGGTCCTCCCCCACCCCGTCCCCGTACCGCGGCCACAGTGGGAACCCTCCCTGGAAGGCTCGGAGCTCCGGGCAGCACACGGGTCCCATCAAAGCCCCTAGCAGATTCCACAAACTCGATGGAAGCGAGCTGCCCCGAGACGAATGTCCCATGCGCGCAAGAGGCAGGACCGAGTCACCGGAGCCCGAACGCGGCTGTCTGGCCTTGCCGCGCAGGTCAGTGACGGAGGACGGGGTCTCGGGGCCTTGGCCAGCCGCGAGGGGGCGCGAATCCGGGCTTCGCAAGGCGACCCCAGCTCCCCCGACTCCAGCCAAGGCGCCGGCTCCCCCGACTCCAGCCAAGGCGCCGGCTCCCCGAAAGGTCCCCGGCGCATTCCCTGAATCGCCGTCTATAGCTGGGGGATCTAATAACTTTTTCAGGCACTGACTTATGGCTGCATTTTCGCGATACCCAGCCTTTGGCGCTGCCCCTTCCTCCCGCCCCCAGGGAAGGAAGCCTGATTCCCAGGGAAGCTGGAATTGCAGCGTGGACGGCTGTCGAAACAGAGGACTGCAGAAGATAGGTGGGGTGCGCGAAGAGGGAAGCGTTCTCAAGGGATCCACGTTCCTCTGTCGCCAGTGAACTGCCTCAGACTAAACTGTCCCCGGCCGCGATGCGGTCCAGCGAGTTCTCGCCACCCTGTCCACTCCTTGGCGCCCGGGGCGCACTGGCTCCGGGATCTCGAGCCCGCGCCGCTAGGCGCCGCTGCATGCACACCGATTGAGGCCCAGCAAACGGCCTTTGGGGAGGCCCCCAGAgtattttcaaaaatgcttttaaagcaCTAATTCTACTTTTTCGCGGACGCCTCTTCCCTAACCCAGCTGCTGCCTTCGCTCTTCCAAGAGAGGCCGAGGTAGTTCCCAATTACAATTGGGGGCGTAGGGATTCTTTTCTGGGGTTCTGGCCTCCGCGTCCTGGGACATCTTTTGCGTGTCTGGAAGCCGGGGAAAGGGTTCGTGGGTCCCTCGCACCTGCTCTCCGCCAAGGTGCAACCCTGCGGGACCCGGATGCAGTGGGGTGCAGCAGGCGTGTTAGGATCAAAAAAGGCCACGGTGGCGTCGCTCTATGAACCCTTTCCACCCGTCGTAAAGTTGTTTTCCCTTTCTCACAGCTAAGAGGCATCCACCCAGCCTGAGTTGCAGGAATGTTGGACCACCGGCTTCCGTGCTCCACTGACCCGGCAGGCCTAGCCTGAAACTGGCCAGGAAGGGTCGCTGCCTTGCGGGAAATATGAAAGGGGGAAGGAAGGTTATCCCAGAGGGGCCAGGAAACCAGGCCTCATCCAGGCCTCCTGTGCCCCCAACACAGGAAGTTTCTGGCCTTTGGAGAGATGAGGGAAGGCACGCAGAAGCGAGCTGGCCGCTGAGCTCGGGTGAGCCCAGCATAAGCTCAGGTATCTGACAACTGTACGGCTCAGTCTGCGGAGGTCAGCCCTAGGTCTGGAGGGGAACAGGAAATAGCAAGAGGCTGGGGGGTCAGGAGCTGCTGCTGAGGTTTGGTATGCAACGGGTGTACCAAATGCTCTCTGAATACTTCATTATCCCGTGGAGCAATCCCAAAGGACCAAGGTGCCGTCACATGTGCCTATTTCAGAACAGGTAGAGGCACAGAGAGGCCCAGCGGCTTGCTGCAGGTCACACAGCCCACCTGTGAATGGGAAGGGACAATACCACACAATTCAGCCTTTGCAGTACACACAGTACAGAGACTTGAACAACGCACCCAACTGTGTAAGAGGACAAGAAGGTCAGGAATGGTTGCCCTGGTGTTGCCTAAGGTCGTTCTGTTAAGTGACATCCAGAATTTGAACCTCCGCAGGTGTCTGCCGGAGTCTACGGCACCAAAGGCAGAGTAGCCACGGGATGGCTGTCTCCCACCGCACACACGGGATTCCTAACCAGACGCCCCCCTCACTGGGCGACAAAGAACATAAGCCGTGGACTGCTTCTGCGAGGCACCGTGTGAGCGTGGCGGTGGACCAGCAAGGAGCTCCTAGGCTCTGCCTGCCCCTTGTGGTTAATCAGTTACTTTTCTGGTTAATTCCCTTGCACATTGGGGGCCAGCAAAGGGAGCCTTCCTGGGCTCCTCTGGCCTGGGCGCATGTATTAGCATAGATTACCAAGCTTCCAACCGCACCGCCCCCAGCTCAGCGGAAACCCTcatcctgccccccccccctgCCCGCGGGGTGATGAGGGTGGGGAGCTTGGGACCTCTAAGAAACTGGTTCTTCAGAttgccctcaccctcaccctcgcCCACCTGCGGCCATCCAGGGCCCTTGAAGGAAGATTTGCAGCAGGCTGGCGAGCTGCCCTGGGTGACAGTGGGGTCTTGGGGCAGATGTCACCTGCCACCACCAAGGGGCTGGAGGGCCAAGTCTGCAGTTTGTCACTGACTTCTAGTGGACTCACCTTGGCGCTGGGAATGGGGGGATGGTAAGAGGGAGGAGTCACCCCCCAGACCCTACACAACTGGTCAGACTTTTCCCCTAGCCCTCAAGTTCAGTGACTTCTACCTATGGCTAAGATCCTAAGGTTAGCCGGGTAGTGGACGACCACTGCCTACTCCACAGCCACACAGTCCAGCTTGGGCTTTCACCGGCCGCTTTGGGACTCCAGAGTCTTAGACCAAATGCAGAGGGCCTGGCTAGAGGAAGAGGCAGGGATCTTGCCCCACAGTCCTTCTGTAGAGTCACTGGGGGAAGGGAGCACACGGCCTCTCACCCCAGGATTCGGGATTCACCTCCTGCCTAAACTGGGTGCTCATTCCAGGGGTCAGAAACCAGAGGGCTGACAGCCAGAAGAGGACCACCTTTCAACATGGCTTCAGGCTCCCTGTTGCTGTAAGCCTAACTGAGGGAGGAATTTTCCTGGAGGATTGAGGTGTGTGAGGtggagtagtgtgtgtgtgtgtgtgtgtgtgtgccatcttCTAATGAGCTCCCACCAAAAGTGGTTGGCCCAGCACCCAGCATCATTGAGTCTGGGGAGTGGGGGAAGAAAGGGAGTCCTCCAGGAACCCAGCCAGGACCTGGGCAGGAATCAGGGTCCAAGCCTAGTGAAGCCAGGAGGGCAGGGACTTCTGTCTCTCTAAGGGCAATACAGGCATACAGATGTTTCATGTGCGTCTATGTATATGTTTTCATGTATGCCGGTCTTTATGTATCTTCGGATGTGtcttcttgtgtgtgcatgtgccccCAAATGCTGGGACGGTTGAGAGATGAAGCAAAAACAAGAATGTTCCCTgacagctccccactaatgctttggggatcccccaacaaCCCCAGAgaactctcctctcctctttgctCTTGTACCTGGAAGAGTTcctcccggggggggggggggggaactgtACCTGTCCCACACACACCACTGCTCCTGAAATAGTCAGAAATGGATATACCCGAGTCTACAGCGGGTGAAatggggcaggcagagggggtCCAAAGGCAGGGGCTACCTGGGGGATGtgtggcttcagcccagccccctcacactccctccacacacactccAGGGTCTTACACAGCCTAGGGATCAAACCTAGGTGTTTCTTTTTGATCCTGAAGATAAATAACAATGGCCTGGGAGTAATAGATTTAAAGgacaccagttttttttttttaatcattaattgTAAACGCCTAGAATACCTGCTGGTACTTCACTTTAGAAGAATGTAATTGGCAAAATGGgggggggaaggagggggagaggtggCTGATAAATAGATAATAGATCTTTAACCACCAATAAACAGAGAGCAGCGCCAGGAGCCTGGGGGATGTGATCATAATTATGCCGCCCAGCGAGCCAATGGGGACGGCGAACTCGGTCCTAAAATCATCCCCAAACCGGTGGCGAGTTCGAAAACGCGGACACGGCATAGCACGGGAGACGCAATCCGCAGTCCCCAGTAAGGAGCCCTAAGTTTGCGCTGCAACCCAACCCCGACAACAGATGGCAGAGTCctaacagaaataataataacaacaataccAAGAGATTCGCGCGGGCGACCGCAATAACAGTACTAACAGTCAAAATACGACTACATCAGCCCTAGCCCTCACCTGGGGACCGCTCCACCCTGGCCCCGGAGAACCCCAGAAGGAACTGTTTCGGGACAGGCGGTGCGCACCTCCGACCCGAGAGTTGGTCCGGAGGGCGCGGGTCGCACACCTACCGTCCAGCCTAGTTGCCGACTCGGTCCCTAACTTGCAAACGAGCTGGACCTTGGACTCCGGGCCCTTCAGGCTGCGCCTGGTTGGACGGGTGGGAGGACACCCTCCCTTTCGCTTAGGAAGCCCCCGGGAGCTCGGTTGGGATGGTGATTGGTGTCCCAGAACGGCGCCTTCAGCCCTCGCGGGGAGCCAGTCCCCACCCACTTACCCTCGCGATGCTCCGGGCGATCCCAGATCCCCGGCTCCGGGTGGCGCGGGGCAGTAGCAGCCAAGCGCTGGGCGCGAGGATTCCTCCCGTTGGTCTGTCCGTCTATCCTACCAGCGCGGGCGCAGTTGGCTCGGGATCCAGGAGGCGGCAGTTGGGGCGGCGCCGGCCCGGGACTCGGCAGGGACCCTGGTTCCCTGGAGggagtggaggtggaggtggtagAGGTGGTGGCGgcagtggtggtggaggaggaagaggaggaggagaaggaggaggaaggggaggaggagaagcttgaagaggaggtggagaaagaggagaaagaggaagaggaggaggaagagtagaggaaatcagaggaagaggaggaggcgaAAGAGGAGAGGCCGCAGCTGGCGCCGCGGGAACGAGTGAGCTGGGAGCGCGGGACTAGGGCGCGGAGAGGTCGGGAGGGAGGCTGGAGGCTCGGCCCGGGCGGCGGCGCCGACTCCGTTCCACTCTGGGCCCGGATCCAGGCCTCCGGGTTCCCAGGCGCTCGCCTCCCTCTGACGCACTTTAAAGAGTCTCCCCCCTTCCACCTCGGGGCGAGTAATAGCGACCAATCATCAAGCCATTTACCAGGCTTCGGAGGAAGCTGTTTATGTGATCCCCGCACTAATTAGGCTCATGAACTAACAAATCGTTTGCACAACTTGTGAAGAAGCGAACACTTCCATGGATTGTCCTTGGATTTAGGGCGCCCTGCCCGCCTTTTGCAGAgcacagaaaacttttttttcctcttgcctCCCCCAAGAAACTTTACCCCCCCTTCTCTGCCTCTAACTCCGATCCCCCACGCCATctcgccaaaaaaaaaaaaaaaaaaaaacccaccccaATCCACGCCTGCAAATTCTTCTGGAAGgatttttcccccctctctccaGGTTGGGCGCGTTTGGTGCAAGATTCTCGGGCTCCTCGGCGttgcctctccctcccctccccctcctttcctttttcctttcctttctttcttcctttcctccccccaccccacccccaaacaaACGAGTCCCCAATTCTCGCCGGTCCTCGCCGCGGGCAGCGGGCGGCGGAGGCAGCGCGCCGCGGTCGCCGGGAGCTGGAAGCCCGGGGCGCCGGCTCCTCGGCGCAGCATGTTCCAGCCGGCGCCCAAGCGCTGCTTCACCATCGAATCGCTGGTGGCCAAGGACAGTCCCCTGCCCGCCTCGCGATCGGAGGACCCCATTCGTCCCGCGGCGCTCAGCTACGCCAACTCCAGCCCCATAAATCCGTTCCTCAACGGCTTCCactcggccgccgccgccgccggcagGGGCGTCTACTCCAACCCGGACTTGGTGTTCGCCGAAGCGGTCTCGCACCCACCCAACCCCGCCGTGCCGGTGCACCCGGTGCCACCGCCGCACGCCCTGGccgcccaccccctgccctcctcGCACTCGCCACACCCCCTGTTCGCCTCGCAGCAGCGGGACCCGTCCACCTTCTACCCCTGGCTCATCCACCGCTACCGATATCTGGGTCACCGCTTCCAAGGTACGTGCCACGTCGCGGGGACTTGCAGCGCGCGGCACCCGCCGCATCCTTTTCGGTCCCCAGCCTGTTGGAGGTGGGCACTGGGCGAGGCCTGAGCCGAGGCTGCTCGCTTCGGAAATTGGGCGGCGTGGGACCGCTGGTGTAGGCTGGCTTCCCACCCTCCGAGGCTGCGGCCGATTTGCAGTGCAATCTTGCCCGCCGTGGGGCCCCTCGGAAGGGGCGCTGCCAGAGAAGTTTGCGGCAGTGCGCTCGGGTCCGGACCGGTCGAGATAGTCGGGCCCTGCGCGTCCACCGCTTGGAAGCCGAGAGCCCGTGGGGTCCTCTCGGCGATTCACCCGCACGTCCCGGCTCCGAGGGGTGCGCGGGGAGGTCACAGCCACCAGGCTCGCCTTGGACTGGGATCTTCCCTGGGCGCTCCCTTCAGCCCAGACCTGCGACTTTCCGGTTTGGCACAGTCTCGTGCCCCCGGAGCGAAGCAccgaatttttttcttcctcttcattttgGAGACCAGAGGAGGCGCGTGGGGAAAGCCTGCTGGGCCTGGCTCCCTCGCTGAGATCCGCTGCTTTGGGAGGGGGGCACCGAGCGGCCGCAACGAGAAAGCGGTTTTGGTTTTTGGGTATTTATTTTAAGAGAAACGGACCCGATCGGAGATAGTctgggagggaggaaaaagaccTGTGTGTTTgcgtgttttctttttttgtttgtttgtttttaaagacaaaattggTTTTCTCTGGGTTAGGGGGATGGGGAAAAAGTTACAACTGAGCGACAAAAGGGGGCGGGTAACTAGTTTCGGGTTCGGAATGGGTAAAAGTCCTTTCTAGGTCGGTCAGCAAGGGTCAATATTGGGCAGGTTGTCCCTCCATTAACCCTTGCGTTGCTGCCAGACCGAGTGGGGAGATGTCACCCCTGTCCCATAATtaagacccccccacacacaaagccCCACACCAAAAACTCCCCCGTTCCCTTACTCCCAGTCGGGATTTGCCTCCATCGCCACCTGGGCTGTCAGCTTGTTGTTCTTTGTTTGGGCTTACAGTGGCTCGCTTTCCTACCCAAAGGAGCGAACCTGAAACTCCTGCCTTTGCTGGAAAAGTTTGGGGCTCCCCTTCCTCATTCTGTGACAGCCGAGGGTTCCGTCCCTGCTCAGAGGCCTCCTTGGTCGGCAGCTTCCAGGGCCGCAGAAGATCGCAGACCCCCGGGTTTCGATGTCTTCGCTCGCATCCTTTGAGTTCTCTGGAGCCGGGTCCTCTCCAGGACGAGGACGCAGCGGCAAACTGCACAGCCGCCAAAGGCGTTTTCGTCCAGGTCGGACTGCAACGACCCGCCCGGCTCTGGGACTGTCTGAGGGATGCGATGGTATGGGATAGCTCTGGAGACAATTTTTCATCGAGTCCACCAACTCAGCGCAGCGTGTCCCGCTGCCTCCCCACCTGTGGCCAGGGTTCCTCGGGGAAGCTACCCAGAAGACAAGAgcggttttttgtgtgtgtgtgggggggggggtactGGGTATTTGTCCCCCAGCCTGGCTCGGACCCTCCCTCTTCATCCCTGGGCCCCGGATGGGGAAGGTGGCCAGGTCTGCGGTGCCGGGACGGCTTCCCTACCCGCCGAGGTGAGGAGCTTGGGAACTGGCCCTGCCGGTGCAGCGGCTAGCTGGGTGTCTCCAGGTGCCGCCGTGGCGGTTCCAGCCTAGGGGCTGAGGCCGCGACCCCTTCACCAGCCTCGGGAGGGCCACTGGCCCCTGCCAGTCGCATGGGGCGGGCAATGCCGAAGTGCAGAGAGCTGAGCCGTGGCAGCCCGTCTCCGGAGAAGCGCGCTCTGGCCAGAGACCCTCCCCCCAACAGGACTTCTGCTGTCCCCTCTGCAGGGAACGACACTAGCCCTGAAAGCTTCCTCTTGCACAACGCGCTAGCCCGAAAGCCGAAGAGGATCCGAACCGCCTTCTCCCCATCCCAGCTTCTAAGGCTGGAACACGCCTTCGAGAAGAATCACTACGTGGTGGGCGCCGAAAGGAAGCAGCTGGCGCACAGCCTCAGCCTCACGGAAACTCAGGTGGGTGCGGTCCAGATGCCACGGCCCGAGCAGGCGGAAGCCCCCTGCTCCAAAGCTCCTGGCCAGTGCAGCTGGCCCTCAGCGTCCGAACAAGCACGCAGCCCTAGGAGGGCCTTCGACAAAGGGCCGGGTAGCTGGATCCGCGCCCGCCCTCTGGTTTTCTAAGTTTGGAGGTCTTTGAGGTTAGTGCCAGGGCCATGCCATGTCGCCCAAGTTGTGCAGGAAGCCCCGACTCGCTTCATCAGCTCGCCGGGTTGGCCTGGTAGCGCCTGGCCTAGAACTTCTGCACTTCGAATGCAAAGGACCTTGTGGTGAGAGGCATGGGGTCCGGAAGGCAGAGAGCATACCAGGGCAGCCCAGCGTTGGCGGCCGAGGCAGAGCGAGCAGTCAGCTAAGGGCCAGTTCTGAGCGCCTGGAGGCCCTTAAGGGAATTGGAGAATCTGACGACGTGAAGGCCAGGCATCCGCGGTGAAGCTGAAATCcgagaaataaaactgaaaggcTGCAGAAAGGGCCtgctgaggggaggggagcagcttCCCGTGCAGCAGGTCCCCAGCGGGCCGGCCTGGGCTGGAACCCGGGGCGGGAAGGAGGCGCAGGGTACAGTAGACGCTACTGTACGCGGAGCTGCTGGCGGGGTCAGAGTTCCCAGAAAACAGTAACGTCTTAGGGCAGATTAAGTTGTAGTTCCCCCCCCTCCACACCCACCCCGGGAAGCGCAAAATGTCCAGCCTTTTAAGATGTCCCCGTTTTCCCTCCCGCCCCGACAGGACCGATCTGGGCCTGAGTTTGCTCGGGACCCACGGCAGGCACGGTGGGGTTGGTGTCTCCTGGAGCCGCCATGGTGTGGTGGCGGTGGTCTTTGTCCCCCTCGCTGCCCAAGCTGCCCCGGAGCTTTTGTGTGCATGTCAAGCCC
This window harbors:
- the EMX2 gene encoding homeobox protein EMX2 isoform X1, which encodes MFQPAPKRCFTIESLVAKDSPLPASRSEDPIRPAALSYANSSPINPFLNGFHSAAAAAGRGVYSNPDLVFAEAVSHPPNPAVPVHPVPPPHALAAHPLPSSHSPHPLFASQQRDPSTFYPWLIHRYRYLGHRFQGNDTSPESFLLHNALARKPKRIRTAFSPSQLLRLEHAFEKNHYVVGAERKQLAHSLSLTETQVKVWFQNRRTKFKRQKLEEEGSDSQQKKKGTHHINRWRIATKQASPEEIDVTSDD
- the EMX2 gene encoding homeobox protein EMX2 isoform X2; its protein translation is MFQPAPKRCFTIESLVAKDSPLPASRSEDPIRPAALSYANSSPINPFLNGFHSAAAAAGRGVYSNPDLVFAEAVSHPPNPAVPVHPVPPPHALAAHPLPSSHSPHPLFASQQRDPSTFYPWLIHRYRYLGHRFQGQSMVSESEDEVQKAETGGRRLRFSAKEKRDTPH